The DNA window GCCGGTCGCCTGCGCAATGGTGCGATCGAGGTACAGGACTGCCAGTCGTCCCGACTGGTCGAGCTCGAGCGAGCTGAGCACCGCGCCGAACATCCGAATCCGACCGATGGTGTTGCTGTCGTACACGCTCCGCGCGACGAGGACCGGATCGACGCCAGCCTCGAGGGCCTGGCGGCAGATGTCGAACGTCCGCGGCGAGATGCTCGAGTAGTGAAACGCTCCAGTGTCGGTCAGGATCGCGACGTAGACGTGCATCGCGATCTCATGCGACAGCGGGACGCCGAGCGCGTGAATCACGTCGAACACCATCTCCCCGCATGCGGCCGCGCCGGCGTCGAACCAGTTGATGGCGCCGAACAGCGCGTTACCCGGGTGATGGTCGATGTTGACGATGAAGAACCGCTCGAGGCCCTCGATCCCCGTTCGCGCGAGATCGCCGCACTCCATCACGATGACCGCGTCGAAGTCCCCGTCCACGCGATCGGCGATTTCGATGTCCGGGACGCCGGGGAACGTGGACAACCCGGGTTGGGCCGAGTCATGGTTGACGACCCGCACGTCCTTGCCGAGCGCGCGCAGGGCATAGGCCATCGCCAGCTGGGAGCCGATCGAGTCGCCGTCCGGCTTGAGGTGCGAAGTGATCAGGAACCGCTGGCGTCGCATGATCTCCTCGCGGATCCGTGCGACCGGGTCGGGGTCAGTCCTTGGTGCGGTCAGGGTCATGGTTTGGCTGGTCGTGAGCGGCATCGGCCTCGTGGATCTCCTGCAGGAGGCGCTCGACGCGATCCTGGGTCTCGATCGACTTGTCGAAGACGAACTCGAGGACCGGCACGCGGCGGAGGCGCAGCCGCTGCCCGATTTGACGTCGGAGGAACGACCCGGCACGCTGCAGAGCCTTGACCGTCGTCCGGCGGTCGGCCTCCGACCCGAGTGACGTGTAGAACACCCGCGCGAGCTGCAGATCCGGGGTCACCTGCACGCGCGTGATCGTGATGAACCCGATGCCCGGATCGTGAACCTCGCGTGCCAGTATCGTGCTGACTTCCGCGCGTATCTGGTCGGCGATACGGTCGGGACGATGACCTTGTGGCATAGGTTCAAGCCAGAAACTCGATCTCGGTTCGCGTGATCGCACCGGGCTCGATGCGCTCGATCTCATCGGCGACGGCCGCGAGTTCCTGCTCCGTATGAACCCGCGTCGTGCCGATCGTGACGATGCCCAGACCGGCGCGCTGCCAGAGGTCGTGGTGTTCGACCTCGGCAACCGCGACATTGAACTTCGCGAGCCGATCCTTGACCCGCCGCAGGACCATCCGCTTGTCCTTGAGCGACTGCGATCCCGGCAGGAACAACTCGACGGAAAGCAGGGCGACCACCATGGCCACGACCAGAGAGAAGCTGAAGAGCGCCACGTGCAAAATGAAAATGGAGAATGTCCGAAGCGCAGGATGCGTATCCTGCCTCCTGTCATTCTCCATTCGCCATCTTGCCTTCTACATGCCGTCGCTACGCGGTCACCGGGGTCAGGACGCGCTCGACGACGAAGACTTCGATCGCGTCGCCGGTCTTGATGTCGTTGAAGCGCTCGAGGCCGATCCCGCACTCGAACCCGGCCTTCACCTCGGACACGTCGTCCTTGAAGCGACGGAGCGAGCCGATCTTCCCCTCGAACACGACAACGTGGTCGCGCAGCAGGCGCGCCTGCGCGTCGCCGCTCCGCTTGATCGTGCCTTCCGTGACCAGGCAGCCCGCAATCGCGCCGATCTTCGGAACCTTGAAGACCTCGCGGACTTCGGCCACACCCAGCCGCACTTCCTTGAACGTCGGCTCGAGCAGGCCCGTCATCGCCTTCTTCATCTCGTCGATGACGTTGTAGATGACCGAATGCAGCCGCAAGTCCACATGTTCGCGCTCGGCGACCTCGGCCGCGTTCCGGTCCGGCCGGACGCTGAACCCGATGATGATCGCGTTCGACGCGGAGGCGAGCAGCACGTCCGACTCGTTGATGGCGCCGACGCCGGAGTGGATGATCCGGATCTTCACCTTCTCGTCGGACAGCTTCGTCAGCGTGTCGGCCAGCACCTCGGCTGAGCCCTGCACGTCGGCCTTGATGATGATCGGCAGTTCCTTGACGTCGCCCTCGGCAATCTGCTGCTGCAGCGATTCGAGCGTGAGGCGCGTGGACTTGGCGCCAAGCGCCTTCTCCTTGGCCTGCGACTGGCGGAACAGCGCAACCTGACGGGCCTTCGCCGCGTCGTTGATGGCCTGGAACGAATCACCCGGCTGCGGTAGCGCCGCGAGGCCGAGCACTTCGACCGGAATGGACGGCCCCGCCACCTTGACGTGGCGGCCGCGGTCGTCGATGAGCGCACGGACCTTGCCGAGGATCGGACCCGCAATCACGGTGTCGCCGATGTGGAGGGTGCCGTCCTGCACGAGGATGGTCGCCACCGGACCACGGCCCTTGTCGAGCTGCGCTTCGAGCACCGTGCCAACGGCGGCGCGCTTCGGGTTCGCCTTCAGTTCGCCGATGTCGGTGACGAGCAGGATCATCTCGAGCAGCAGTTCGAGGTTCTGCCGTTTCTTGGCGGAAACCTCGACCATGACCGTCTGGCCGCCCCAGTCCTCGGGCATCAGGCCGAGATCGGCCAGTTCGCGCTTGACCCGCTCGGGATTGGCGTCCGGCTTGTCGATCTTGTTGACGGCCACGATGATCGGTACGCCGGCCGCTTTCGCGTGGTCGATCGCTTCACGCGTCTGCGGCATCACACCATCGTCCGCGGCGACAACGAGGACGACGATGTCCGTCACACGGGCGCCGCGTGCGCGCATGAGTGTGAAGGCCTCGTGACCAGGCGTGTCGAGGAAGACGACGCTGCGGTTGTTGACCTGGACGTGGTACGCCCCGATGTGCTGCGTGATGCCGCCCGCCTCGCGTTCGGCCACGCGCGTCTCGCGGATGCCGTCGAGCAGCGTGGTCTTGCCATGATCGACGTGCCCCATGACCGTGACCACCGGCGCGCGGAGCACCCTGTCCTCGGGACGGCTCTCCTCGGTTTCGACCTCGAGCAACTCCTCCTCGAAGCTCCGAAGCTGGACGTCGGCGCCGAACTCCCGCGCGATCATCGTCGCGGTGTCGATGTCCAGCGTCGTGTTGATCGTCATCATGATCCGCTTGTCGAGGAGTTTCTTGAGAACGTCCTTCGTGCGGAGTTCGAGCTTGTCGGCCAGGTCCTTGACGGTCATGCCTTCGGCGAGCGTGATCGTCCGGGTGATTGGCGGAGGAGCCGCCTGGATCGCCATCGGCGGCACCCGCGGCGCCTCGCGCCGCGGACCGCCGTGATGACGCTGTCCGGGCGCCGG is part of the Vicinamibacterales bacterium genome and encodes:
- a CDS encoding bifunctional oligoribonuclease/PAP phosphatase NrnA, producing the protein MRRQRFLITSHLKPDGDSIGSQLAMAYALRALGKDVRVVNHDSAQPGLSTFPGVPDIEIADRVDGDFDAVIVMECGDLARTGIEGLERFFIVNIDHHPGNALFGAINWFDAGAAACGEMVFDVIHALGVPLSHEIAMHVYVAILTDTGAFHYSSISPRTFDICRQALEAGVDPVLVARSVYDSNTIGRIRMFGAVLSSLELDQSGRLAVLYLDRTIAQATGGTFDDTDGLINQPLTVKEVQAVVFFKAWEPNQFRISFRSKGRIDVGSVAARFGGGGHKNASGCTVNGDLADIRRQMLPLVQDAIDLGTAPVPCQP
- the rbfA gene encoding 30S ribosome-binding factor RbfA; translation: MPQGHRPDRIADQIRAEVSTILAREVHDPGIGFITITRVQVTPDLQLARVFYTSLGSEADRRTTVKALQRAGSFLRRQIGQRLRLRRVPVLEFVFDKSIETQDRVERLLQEIHEADAAHDQPNHDPDRTKD
- a CDS encoding DUF503 domain-containing protein produces the protein MENDRRQDTHPALRTFSIFILHVALFSFSLVVAMVVALLSVELFLPGSQSLKDKRMVLRRVKDRLAKFNVAVAEVEHHDLWQRAGLGIVTIGTTRVHTEQELAAVADEIERIEPGAITRTEIEFLA
- the infB gene encoding translation initiation factor IF-2; protein product: MATVRIYKVAELLGTTSQEVLALLKRDHGIEVKSASSTIEEVVARQFVERMARQRGVTLPGGDMFAETPAHKGKKPVAGKKPEPPKPVAPALPPPRLIKTIRPKTDVLIEAEPVPVAEEVEELAPEPVVEPIVHPVVHEPRRLMLEEREPKPEPAPPKPPEAPVRVAETVPPPIAAEQAPVEPEPTLAAEEPTAAAPARVAAPAAEAPAAEAQPRAVATQPTGAVQPAPPAGVAHPPAQRPTTPATAAHAPAPHGAPAAPGLVRPPALRPAGMHPPVAVRPAAEPGKPATHPQPGVPGQPAQPKLVARPVPPPPTPRPVMPPPGRLVPPTLRLRVEETPPPPAPRLTPRTTVPPQPLRPTAPRTAMPPTGQVGRPGPRPGTSDFTRPGGTPPGTRPPALTRPGMTSRPPATGGPRPLPSQPVRPAQPPRPGMAPPMGARPAPPGRPGMPPRPPMGRPAPGQRHHGGPRREAPRVPPMAIQAAPPPITRTITLAEGMTVKDLADKLELRTKDVLKKLLDKRIMMTINTTLDIDTATMIAREFGADVQLRSFEEELLEVETEESRPEDRVLRAPVVTVMGHVDHGKTTLLDGIRETRVAEREAGGITQHIGAYHVQVNNRSVVFLDTPGHEAFTLMRARGARVTDIVVLVVAADDGVMPQTREAIDHAKAAGVPIIVAVNKIDKPDANPERVKRELADLGLMPEDWGGQTVMVEVSAKKRQNLELLLEMILLVTDIGELKANPKRAAVGTVLEAQLDKGRGPVATILVQDGTLHIGDTVIAGPILGKVRALIDDRGRHVKVAGPSIPVEVLGLAALPQPGDSFQAINDAAKARQVALFRQSQAKEKALGAKSTRLTLESLQQQIAEGDVKELPIIIKADVQGSAEVLADTLTKLSDEKVKIRIIHSGVGAINESDVLLASASNAIIIGFSVRPDRNAAEVAEREHVDLRLHSVIYNVIDEMKKAMTGLLEPTFKEVRLGVAEVREVFKVPKIGAIAGCLVTEGTIKRSGDAQARLLRDHVVVFEGKIGSLRRFKDDVSEVKAGFECGIGLERFNDIKTGDAIEVFVVERVLTPVTA